GCGGCTATCTGTTCGGCCGTTACGCGGACAAGAGCGGACGCAAGCGCGCGATGGTCGTGGCCGCCACCGGCGTCGGGCTGTCCACCGCGCTGATGGGCGCGCTTCCCACGGTCGAAACCGTCGGTGTGCTCGCCACGGTCCTGTTCCTCTTGTTGCGCCTGATTCAGGGAATTTTCATGGGCGGCATGGTGGCCTCCACGCATACGCTGGGGACCGAATCGATTTCACCGGGCCATCGCGGTCTGGCCTCCGGCATCATTTCCGGCGGTGGCTCCGGCCTGGGCAAGTTGGTCGCATCGCTGGCTTTCCTGATCGTCGGCGCCATCTTTCCAGGACCGGCGTTCCAGGAGTGGGGCTGGCGCGTGATGTTCTTCACGGGATTGCTGAGTTCCTTTCTCGGGCTCTTCGTCTTCACGCGCTTGCACGAATCGCCGCTGTGGGAGGCGCTGCAGAAAAGCGCGAAAGCCAAGGGCACAGGTCAGACGCGCGCCGGAAGCGAACAAGGCGAAACAGCCCGGCTTTCCCAGTTTTTTCCGACAATCGTGATTTGCATCGTGCTTACGACTGCGGGCGGTGGCCTTTCCTATCTCACATCGGGATATCTGCCGACCTTCATGAGACTCGTCAACCACATCGAGCCGACCAGCGTGGGCTTCATCCTGAGCATTGCGGCGCTCGTCGTCATCGCATCTTCGACGCTCGCCGGTTACCTGTCGGACGTGCTGGGCCGCCGTCGCGCGATGACCCTGTTCGGCATCGTCTCGCTGGTCGCGATCCCGCTGCTCTATCACGCGCTGGCGACGGCGACCGACCTGCGCCTCATCGCGCTGTACGCGGTGCTGCTGAGCGGCATCGGGACCTTTTGCTACGCGCCGCTGCTCATCGTGCTGAACGAGCGGTTCCCGACCGTGCTGCGCTCGCGCGGGACGGCGGTGGCTTGGAACATCGGCTTCGCCCTCGGCGGTTCGATGCCGGTCGTCGTCTCCCTGCTGGCCCGGATGTCGACGAATTTGGCCGTTGCGCTGGCGCTGTCCACGGGGCTGCTCGCCGCCGTCTATCTGCTCGGCATTTACCTCGCGCCCACCAAAAAGAGCCTGATGGAGTAATCTGGCCGGCGCACTTTGCGTCTCTGAGCATGTATCCCCGGGGCAGCAATCGCTCCTTTAAATATAGCTGCCGTCTCTTGTCCATCAAGGGTTGCAGCCACTTTTCATTCAAGAAACCGAACCCATGACCCCACGCCAGCTCGGCCCGTTCTCCGTCAGCCCGATCGGCCTGGGCTGCATGAACATCTGCCACGCCTACGGCACACCGCTCGCGCCCGAGCAGGCCGAGCGTCTGCTGCTGGCCGCGCTGGACGCGGGCGTGACCCACTTCGACACCGCCGCGCTGTACGGCTTCGGCGCCAGCGAAACGCTGGTCGGCCGCGCGCTGTCGCCGCACCGCGGCCGCTTCACGCTGGCCAGCAAATGCGGCATGACGGTGGAGCAGGGCGACGGCACCATCCGACCGCCGCGCATCATCGACGGCCGGCCCGAGTCGCTGCGCACTACCTGCGAGGGTTCGCTCAGGCGCCTGAAGACCGACGTGATCGACCTCTACTACCTGCACCGCTGGGACAAGGCCGTGCCCGTCGAGGACAGCGTGGGCGCGCTGGCGGATCTCAAGCGCGCGGGCAAGATCCGCGCCATCGGCCTGTCCGAAGTGTCGGCCGCGACGCTGCGCCGCGCGCACGCCGTGCATCCCATCACCGCGCTGCAGACCGAGTATTCGCTGTGGACGCGCAACCCCGAGATCGCGGTGCTGCAGGCCTGCCGCGAACTGGGCGTGAGCTTCGTCGCTTTCAGCCCGGTGGCGCGCGGCTTCCTGGCCGGCGCGCTGCCCGACCAGGCGGCGGTGGACGCGCTGCCCGAGAAAGACCTGCGCCGCGCCATGCCGCGCTTCGCGCCCGAGCACTTCGCGCGCAACCTGCGGCTGCTGGAAGGCTTCAGGGCCATCGCCGCCGAGGCCGACTGCACCCCCGCGCAGCTGGCGCTGGCCTGGCTGCTGCACCAGGGCGATCACGTCCTGCCCATTCCCGGCACCCGCTCCATCGCCCACCTGCGCGAAGATCTGGGCGCGGCCGAGGTGCGGCTTCCCACCGACGTGCTGGCGCGGCTCGGCGCGCTCATCAACACCGGCACCGTCAGCGGCCACCGCTACGCCGAGCAGGCGCGCGCCGAGGTCGATACCGAGACTTTCTGATCCGGCGCACGGCCCCGGCCCGCGACGGCCACAGCGGGCTCGTGCGCGATGCGAAGGCGCGCGGATGCGCAGGCCTGCTAAGCTGGGGACTGCGAGCCGCCCGGTCCCGCCGGCGGCAATGTCCGAGCGCGATCCGCCCCGTGCGGCGGATCGCATCGATGAAGGAGTTCTCCCATGACCAAGTGTTCATCCACCCTGCGCCTGCTGGCGGCCGCATCGGTCGTCGCGTCGGCTTTGTACGGCATTGCCTTGCCCGCGCACGCCGCGGACCAGGCCGAGGTCCAGCCGGCCGGGCCGGCCTGGCTGCAGAAGGCCGAGCGCAAGATTGACAAGGGCGCGAAACCGGTGACGCGGGCGATCGGAAAGGCCGGAGCAAAGGTCGGCCATGCCACCGAGCGCGGAGCGCACGCCGTCAAGCGCGGCAGCGACAAGATGGGCGCAAAAATGCACGAGAAGCTGCCGCAGGGCCACAAGCCGCCGGACGTGCGCGGCAAGATCGACCAACAGGCGAACTGAAAAGTAGCGCCAGACGCGCCAGACGGATCAGCGCAGATCGGCCTCGCGGCTGTCGAGCGGTGTGAGAAAAGAGTTGTTCTCCAGCGCCGCGTCGATCGCGGCGTTCAGCGACGCGAAATCGCTGAACAGCGTTGCCGAAGCGCTGTCGGCCATGGCTCGGGACTGCAGCGCGCCGTATTCCGACCCGCCCTGCAGATCGTCGCGTCCGCTGTCCAGCATCGAACTGAGCGGCGCCATCTCGCTGTCGCGGATCAGGCGCTGGCGCACCAGCGCCTGACGCAGGTTGTGGTGTGCCGTCGCCATTGCGCGATCGCCACGGTCGCTGCGTTGGCGGCGGCGCCCTGCGGCGGCGGCCTCGCCGAGAAACTCGGCGCGGATTTCGTCGACCTCGGGCAGTTCGTCCGGCTCGACCACGAGGTAGGCAATGCCGCATTGGCGCAGCAGCTTGCGCTTGAGCAGTTCGTTTTTCTTCGGCAAGCCGAGGCGCCCCGGAACATCGACGCAGCCGATCACGTGCCCGTCGCTGTTGCAGATCGTGAAGGTGCAATAGACCCCGGACAGCATCTGATACCAGCGCAGGCCCTGCTCCTTGTTGCGCGGCATCGTGAAGCGCGTGACCGGCATCTTGATCATCACATGGTGGCTGACGAAGGCGTGCAGCAGCCAGCGCCAGACTTCGCGTTCCTTGCTGTTGGCGACGAGCCGCGGGCTGAGCGGCCAGCGCCGCGGGATGCGCCGCTGCGCGCGTGCCTTGCGGCGCTGCCACCAGACGACGGCGACGGCGCCCAGCAGCAGGCCGGCCAGCAGCGCCAGACCCGCCATCAGCCTCCCCGTGTCGATTGCCATCATTAAGTGGTAGCCAGTTGCTCGCAGATGCAACGAAAGTTTACGAATGTAAGCTCAGAAGCGAGATGAATTAAGTCACGGAAACGCCAGCCGCTGCTGCCAATTACTGCCGCTGCCGGCCGTTGATGGCGCTGGCGCAACAATCCGGCGCGGGCTTGCGGCCTGCGGTCCTGACCGACGTGCGGCGAGGCGCGCAGCGAAGAATCCGGATCAGCCGAGCGGTGCCAGGAAGTCCGTGACCAGCTGCGCCGTCAGCGCCGGCTGGTCGCGGTGCGGAGAATGCCCGCAATGCTCCAGTTTTTGCAGCACGGGCGTCAGCTGCGACGGCCGTATTTGTTCGATCTGCTGCATGGTTCCGTAGGCGTCGTCGACCCCCTGGATCGCGAGCAGCGGTGCGGTGATGCGCTCGCAGTCGGCACGGATGTCGAAGCTGCGAAACGCCGGGTCAAGCCAGATGTCGTTCCACTGCCAGAATGCGCAATCGACGTCGGCGTGGTAGCGTGCGAGCCGCTCGCGCAGGTCGGTGGTCAGGTAAGCGTCACGCGCCTCTGCGATCGATCGCACCGAGATATCCTCGACGATCACGTGCGGCGCCAGCACGATGCAGGCCGTGACCGGATGACGGCTCGCGTACAGCAGCGCGATGCTGCCGCCGTCCGAATGACCGAGCAGCACCGGCCTCTCGATTCCGAGCAGTCGCAGCAGTTCGGGCAGCACCTCCCAGGCTTCCAGATGCATGTAGTCGGGTGTCAAACGTCCGATGCGCCGGCCGTCCCGCTTGGACGGCTCGGCACGCACATCCGGCACCGGGTCCGAGCGGCCGTAGCCGCGGCGCGAGTAGACGATGCCGGCGCGGCCGGTCGCGCGGCAGACCCGAGTCGGCCAGCCGCGCCACATCGCGACCGAGCCCAGGCCCTCGTGCAGGAACACGATAGGCGCGCGCGGCGGGTCGCCGGTCGCGGCGATCTGCTCCAGTTCCAGGTTCACGCCACCCACGCGTATCATCTGCATCGGCCGATGGTAAGGGGTGCGGGCGCAGTATGCTCACGTCATGACGCTGTTGCTCGATTCCTTCTGGCGCGCGGTCGCGTACTGCCTGCGGCCGCGCGTGATCGCGCTGTCGTTCCTGCCACTGGTGCTGATGGTGGCGCTGGCGCTCGGCCTCGGTTACTTCTTCTGGACGCCGGTGCTCGACTGGGTGCGTGGCCAGCTCGATTCGTTCTCGTGGACCGCGCACCTGTGGGCCTGGCTCGACGGCATGGGTGTGGGCAACCTGAAGACGGTGGTGGCACCGCTGCTCGTGATCTTCACCGTCACGCCGGTGCTGGTGCTGGTCTCGCTGCTGCTGGTCGCATCGATGATGACGCCGGCGCTGGTCGCGCTGGTGGCCGAACGCCGTTTTCCGAACCTGGAGCGCAAGCGCGGCGGCTCGTTGCTCGGCAGCATTGCCCGCTCGCTCGGCGCCACGCTGCTGGCGATCGTCGTGCTGCTGCTGTCGATGCCGTTGTGGCTGGTGCCGCCGCTGATCCTGGTGTTGCCGCCGCTGATCTGGGGCTGGCTCACCTACCGCGTGATGAGCTTCGATGCACTTTCCGAGCATGCGAGTGCCGCGGAGCGGCATGAGATCATCCGCCGTCATCGCGGCTGGCTGCTGGGCATCGGCGTGCTGACCGGGTATCTGGGCGGGGCGCCGAGCCTGGTCTGGGCGTCGGGCGCCTTGTTCGCCGCGGCGTTCGTGATCCTGGTGCCGGTCGCGATCTGGATCTACACGTTGGTGTTCGCTTTTTCTTCGCTGTGGTTCGCGCACTACTGCCTCGCCGCCTTGGAGTCGCTGCGCGCGCGGCCATTCGGCGGGGTGCCGCTCGCGCCGGCCGAGCGGGTCGACCCGGTTCTCGTCCAGGCCCAAGATGCAGACAACGACCCTACCCGCAGGCTCGCGCCCTGAGCCTCATCCAGACCATCGAAGCGCCGCGCGGCCGGCGTTCGGCCTGATCATCGTCGGCGACGAGATCCTGTCCGGCAAGCGTGCCGACCGGCACATGCCGCAGGTCATCGACTTGCTGGCCGCGCGCGGGTTGCAGCTGGCCTATTCGGAATGCGTCGGTGACGATCCAGCGCGCATCACCGCGACGCTCGCGCGTGCGTTCGCGTCCGGTGACGCGGTGTTCTGCAGCGGCGGCATCGGCGCGACGCCCGACGACCACACGCGCCAGAGCGCGGCTCACGCGCTCGGGGTGGGGCTCGAACTGCACCCCGAAGCCGGGCGCCTGATTCGCGAGCGCATGCGCGACGTCGCGGCCGAGCAGGGCCAGCCGTACGAGCCGGACCGGCCCGACAACGTGCATCGGCTCAACATGGGCGTGTTCCCGGTGGGGGCCGAGCTGATCCCGAATCCGTACAACAAGATTCCCGGCTTCAGCTGCCACGGCTCGGGCGGCGGCGCGGTGCACTTCGTGCCGGGGTTTCCGGTGATGGCCTGGCCGATGATCGAATGGGTACTCGACCATCGCTACGCCCGCCTGTTCCATAGTCAGCCGCACGAGGAGCGGTCGGTAATCGTGTTCGGGTCGATGGAGGCACTGCTCACGCCGTTGATGGAAGAGATCGAACGGCGCCATCCGGGCGTGAAGGTGTTTAGCCTGCCGAGCGTCGATCACCCGGATTTCGGCCGCCATATCGAATTGGGCGTCAAGGGCGACCCGACGGCGACGGAAGCCGCGTACCGCACCCTGGTTTCCGGCTTGGCACTGTTGGACGCGAAGTTGGGCCCCGAAATGGTGCGAAAATCTTGACGCACCATCACGATGCGTTCGTGCTGCACCAATATGGTTCAAGCAATACAGGTCGATTCCGCATCGGTCTGTTCTTGGCGTTGCCCGCGCGTCATTCCCAACGCTGGCATGAAAGCTGCAGTAACTGACCATTCCACCATTCGACAGCCCTACCCAACCAGGAGAAATTGATGGCGAAGACCGTCGCAGACGTGTTCAAGATGATGAAGGAGAGTGAGGTCAAGTTCGTCGACCTGCGCTTTACCGATACCCGTGGCAAGGAGCAGCACGTGACGGTGCCGGTCTCGCATTTCGACGAGGACAAGTTCAGCGCCGGCCATGCGTTCGACGGCTCGTCGATTGCCGGCTGGAAGGGTATCGAGGCCTCCGACATGCTGCTGATGCCGGACCCGAACACCGCGAACATCGACCCGTTCTTCGAGGAATCGACGCTGTTCATGAGCTGCGACGTGCTCGAGCCCGGCGACGGCAAGGCCTACGACCGCGACCCGCGCTCGGTCGCGAAGCGCGCCGAGGCGTACCTGAAGGCGTCGGGCATCGGCGACACCGCGTTTTTCGGCCCCGAGCCCGAGTTCTTCATCTTCGACGAAGTGCGCTGGGGCGACGACATGTCGGGCTCGTTCGTCAAGATCGACGAATACGAGGCGTCGTGGAACACCGGCAGCGCGGCCGAGGGCAACCGCGGCCACCGGCCGACGGTCAAGGGTGGCTACTTTCCGGTGCCGCCGGTCGACAGCATGCAGGACATCCGCGCCGAGATCTCGCTGGTGCTCGAGTCGCTCGGCATTCCAGTTGAGGTGTTCCACCACGAGGTCGGCGGCGCCGGCCAGAACGAGATCGGCACCAAGTTCAGCACGCTGGTGCAGCGCGCCGACTGGACCCAGGTTCTCAAATACGTGATCTGGAACGTTGCTAATTCGTATGGCAAGACGGCGACCTTCATGCCCAAGCCGCTGGTCGGCGACAACGGCTCCGGCATGCACGTGCACCAGTCGGTCTGGAAGGACGGCAAGAACCTGTTCGCCGGCGACGGCTACGCGGGCCTGTCGGACTTCGCGCTGTACTACATCGGCGGCGTCATCAAGCACGCGCGCGCGCTGAATGC
This genomic interval from Burkholderiaceae bacterium contains the following:
- a CDS encoding Oxidoreductase, aldo/keto reductase family, giving the protein MTPRQLGPFSVSPIGLGCMNICHAYGTPLAPEQAERLLLAALDAGVTHFDTAALYGFGASETLVGRALSPHRGRFTLASKCGMTVEQGDGTIRPPRIIDGRPESLRTTCEGSLRRLKTDVIDLYYLHRWDKAVPVEDSVGALADLKRAGKIRAIGLSEVSAATLRRAHAVHPITALQTEYSLWTRNPEIAVLQACRELGVSFVAFSPVARGFLAGALPDQAAVDALPEKDLRRAMPRFAPEHFARNLRLLEGFRAIAAEADCTPAQLALAWLLHQGDHVLPIPGTRSIAHLREDLGAAEVRLPTDVLARLGALINTGTVSGHRYAEQARAEVDTETF
- a CDS encoding Putative transmembrane protein, which translates into the protein MTLLLDSFWRAVAYCLRPRVIALSFLPLVLMVALALGLGYFFWTPVLDWVRGQLDSFSWTAHLWAWLDGMGVGNLKTVVAPLLVIFTVTPVLVLVSLLLVASMMTPALVALVAERRFPNLERKRGGSLLGSIARSLGATLLAIVVLLLSMPLWLVPPLILVLPPLIWGWLTYRVMSFDALSEHASAAERHEIIRRHRGWLLGIGVLTGYLGGAPSLVWASGALFAAAFVILVPVAIWIYTLVFAFSSLWFAHYCLAALESLRARPFGGVPLAPAERVDPVLVQAQDADNDPTRRLAP
- a CDS encoding Glutamine synthetase type I, with the protein product MAKTVADVFKMMKESEVKFVDLRFTDTRGKEQHVTVPVSHFDEDKFSAGHAFDGSSIAGWKGIEASDMLLMPDPNTANIDPFFEESTLFMSCDVLEPGDGKAYDRDPRSVAKRAEAYLKASGIGDTAFFGPEPEFFIFDEVRWGDDMSGSFVKIDEYEASWNTGSAAEGNRGHRPTVKGGYFPVPPVDSMQDIRAEISLVLESLGIPVEVFHHEVGGAGQNEIGTKFSTLVQRADWTQVLKYVIWNVANSYGKTATFMPKPLVGDNGSGMHVHQSVWKDGKNLFAGDGYAGLSDFALYYIGGVIKHARALNAITNPGTNSYKRLVPGFEAPVKLAYSAKNRSASVRIPYVASPKARRIEVRFPDPLMNPYLGFAALLMAGLDGVENKIHPGEAASKDLYHLPPEEDAKVPTVCFALDQALDYLDKGRAFLTKGGVFSDAMIDAYIELKMQEVTRLRMTTHPVEFDMYYSL
- a CDS encoding L-Proline/Glycine betaine transporter ProP yields the protein MRSGAAPPQIMDMTLESPPTAPARPALTQRQVVAAIAFSSIGWAFDLFDLFILLYIAPTLAKVFFPTGQQMLSLAAVYAAFTATLVMRPLGGYLFGRYADKSGRKRAMVVAATGVGLSTALMGALPTVETVGVLATVLFLLLRLIQGIFMGGMVASTHTLGTESISPGHRGLASGIISGGGSGLGKLVASLAFLIVGAIFPGPAFQEWGWRVMFFTGLLSSFLGLFVFTRLHESPLWEALQKSAKAKGTGQTRAGSEQGETARLSQFFPTIVICIVLTTAGGGLSYLTSGYLPTFMRLVNHIEPTSVGFILSIAALVVIASSTLAGYLSDVLGRRRAMTLFGIVSLVAIPLLYHALATATDLRLIALYAVLLSGIGTFCYAPLLIVLNERFPTVLRSRGTAVAWNIGFALGGSMPVVVSLLARMSTNLAVALALSTGLLAAVYLLGIYLAPTKKSLME
- a CDS encoding benzoate degradation ring-cleavage hydrolase, with product MQMIRVGGVNLELEQIAATGDPPRAPIVFLHEGLGSVAMWRGWPTRVCRATGRAGIVYSRRGYGRSDPVPDVRAEPSKRDGRRIGRLTPDYMHLEAWEVLPELLRLLGIERPVLLGHSDGGSIALLYASRHPVTACIVLAPHVIVEDISVRSIAEARDAYLTTDLRERLARYHADVDCAFWQWNDIWLDPAFRSFDIRADCERITAPLLAIQGVDDAYGTMQQIEQIRPSQLTPVLQKLEHCGHSPHRDQPALTAQLVTDFLAPLG
- a CDS encoding ADP-ribose pyrophosphatase of COG1058 family — encoded protein: MQTTTLPAGSRPEPHPDHRSAARPAFGLIIVGDEILSGKRADRHMPQVIDLLAARGLQLAYSECVGDDPARITATLARAFASGDAVFCSGGIGATPDDHTRQSAAHALGVGLELHPEAGRLIRERMRDVAAEQGQPYEPDRPDNVHRLNMGVFPVGAELIPNPYNKIPGFSCHGSGGGAVHFVPGFPVMAWPMIEWVLDHRYARLFHSQPHEERSVIVFGSMEALLTPLMEEIERRHPGVKVFSLPSVDHPDFGRHIELGVKGDPTATEAAYRTLVSGLALLDAKLGPEMVRKS